One window from the genome of Paramisgurnus dabryanus chromosome 20, PD_genome_1.1, whole genome shotgun sequence encodes:
- the trim9 gene encoding E3 ubiquitin-protein ligase TRIM9 isoform X9, with amino-acid sequence MENGKEKYPHPEFIAFGHRESVSASTSMNKMDEMEEELKCPVCGSFFREPIILPCSHNICLACARNILVQTPDAESPQSSRASGSGVSDYDYLDLDKMSLYSEADSGYGSYGGFVSAPTTPCQKSPNGVRVFPPSVPPPAHHHLLPHTGVLPPVPRNSCLTCPQCHRSLTLDDRGLRGFPKNRVLEGVVDRYQQSKAAALKCQLCEKNPREATVMCEQCDVFYCDPCRLRCHPPRGPLAKHRLVPPAQGRISRRASPRKISTCTEHELENLSMYCVQCKTPVCYQCLEDGKHSTHEVKALGAMWKLHKGQLSQALNVLSDRATEAKEFLVQLRNMVQHIQENGVEFEACLVAQCDALIEALNRRKAQLLSRVTKEHEHKLSVVRDQISHCTVKLRQTTGLMEYCLEVIKENDPSGFLQISDALIRRVHMTENQWGKGSLTPRMSSDFDLTLDSGPLLQTIHQLDFVQMKVPAAPILQLEECCTQSNSATLSWKQPPLSTIAVDGYILELDDGTGGQFREVYVGTETICTVDGLHFHSTYKSRVKAFNSSGVGQYSKTLVMQTSEIAWFTFDSASAHPDIILSNDNLTVTCNSYDDRVVMGNTGFSRGVHYWEMTIDRYDNHPDPAFGIARGDVMKDVMLGKDDKAWAMYVDNNRSWFMHNNSHTNRTDGGIGKGATVGVLLDFSRGILLFLINDEQQGPVAFNTLEGMYYPAISLNRNVQVTLHSGLPIPDFYTPGESDPAGSVC; translated from the exons ATGGAGAACGGGAAGGAGAAGTATCCGCATCCGGAATTTATTGCTTTCGGTCACAGGGAGTCCGTCTCCGCATCCACCTCGATGAACAAGATGGATGAAATGGAAGAGGAATTAAAATGTCCGGTTTGCGGATCGTTTTTCCGTGAGCCCATCATCCTGCCGTGCTCACATAATATCTGCCTGGCCTGCGCTCGCAACATCCTGGTGCAAACGCCCGACGCCGAGTCCCCACAGAGCAGCCGCGCGTCCGGCTCCGGCGTGTCCGATTATGATTACTTGGACCTGGATAAGATGAGTCTGTACAGCGAGGCGGACAGCGGCTACGGCTCTTACGGCGGGTTCGTGAGCGCGCCGACCACCCCGTGCCAAAAGTCCCCCAACGGGGTACGCGTTTTCCCTCCCTCCGTGCCTCCGCCAGCGCACCATCACCTGCTGCCGCACACCGGCGTCCTCCCGCCGGTCCCGCGCAATTCGTGCCTCACCTGCCCGCAGTGCCACCGCAGCCTGACGCTTGACGACCGGGGACTCCGAGGCTTCCCGAAGAACCGCGTGCTGGAGGGGGTGGTGGACAGGTATCAGCAGAGCAAAGCGGCCGCGCTCAAGTGTCAGCTGTGCGAGAAGAACCCACGCGAGGCGACGGTTATGTGCGAGCAGTGCGATGTGTTTTACTGCGACCCGTGCCGCCTCCGGTGCCACCCGCCCCGGGGTCCGCTTGCCAAGCACCGGCTCGTGCCACCGGCGCAGGGGAGGATTAGCCGGCGCGCGAGCCCACGCAAGATATCCACCTGCACCGAGCACGAGCTGGAGAACCTGAGTATGTACTGCGTCCAGTGTAAGACCCCAGTGTGTTACCAGTGTCTGGAGGACGGCAAACACTCCACTCATGAAGTCAAAGCGCTGGGGGCCATGTGGAAACTACATAAG GGTCAGCTTTCTCAAGCATTGAATGTTCTGTCTGATCGGGCCACAGAGGCAAAAGAGTTCCTGGTGCAGCTCAGAAACATGGTACAACATATACAG GAGAATGGAGTTGAATTCGAAGCGTGTTTGGTTGCTCAGTGTGACGCTCTGATCGAAGCTCTCAATCGCAGGAAAGCCCAGCTGCTCAGCAGAGTAACCAAAGAACACGAACACAAACTTTCA GTGGTTCGTGACCAGATATCCCACTGCACGGTGAAGTTAAGGCAGACCACTGGACTGATGGAATACTGTCTGGAGGTCATCAAGGAGAATGATCCGAGTGGCTTCCTGCAG atctCAGATGCTCTGATAAGAAGGGTCCATATGACTGAGAATCAGTGGGGTAAAGGTTCTTTGACCCCTCGCATGAGCAGTGACTTTGACTTGACCCTGGACAGTGGACCTTTGCTACAGACCATACATCAGTTAGACTTCGTCCAAATGAAGG TCCCAGCTGCTCCTATTCTTCAGTTAGAAGAGTGTTGCACTCAAAGCAACAGTGCAACTTTATCGTGGAAGCAGCCTCCCCTTTCCACCATCGCTGTGGATGGATACATTTTAGAGCTGGATGATGGGACTGGAGGCCAGTTCAGA GAAGTATATGTTGGCACAGAGACGATCTGCACCGTGGACGGTCTGCACTTCCACAGCACTTACAAATCTCGTGTTAAAGCATTTAACTCCAGCGGAGTCGGCCAGTACAGCAAAACCCTTGTGATGCAGACATCGGAGA TTGCCTGGTTCACCTTTGACTCTGCATCTGCCCACCCTGACATCATCTTGTCCAACGATAACCTCACGGTGACGTGCAATAGTTACGATGACCGTGTCGTCATGGGCAACACTGGGTTCTCCCGTGGTGTGCACTATTGGGAGATGACCATCGATCGCTATGACAACCACCCTGACCCTGCGTTTGGAATCGCCCGAGGCGATGTCATGAAGGACGTGATGCTGGGGAAGGATGATAAAGCATGGGCCATGTATGTGGACAACAACCGCTCTTGGTTCATGCATAACAACTCACACACCAACCG TACGGATGGTGGAATAGGCAAAGGAGCGACTGTGGGTGTGTTGCTGGATTTCTCTCGTgggattttgttgtttttgattaATGATGAGCAACAAGGACCCGTTGCCTTTAACACACTGGAGGGCATGTACTACCCAGCCATAAGCCTCAACCGCAACGTTCAG GTGACTCTTCATTCTGGGCTGCCTATTCCAGATTTTTATACACCGGGAGAGTCTGATCCTGCAGGATCAGTTTGCTAA
- the trim9 gene encoding E3 ubiquitin-protein ligase TRIM9 isoform X4, translating to MENGKEKYPHPEFIAFGHRESVSASTSMNKMDEMEEELKCPVCGSFFREPIILPCSHNICLACARNILVQTPDAESPQSSRASGSGVSDYDYLDLDKMSLYSEADSGYGSYGGFVSAPTTPCQKSPNGVRVFPPSVPPPAHHHLLPHTGVLPPVPRNSCLTCPQCHRSLTLDDRGLRGFPKNRVLEGVVDRYQQSKAAALKCQLCEKNPREATVMCEQCDVFYCDPCRLRCHPPRGPLAKHRLVPPAQGRISRRASPRKISTCTEHELENLSMYCVQCKTPVCYQCLEDGKHSTHEVKALGAMWKLHKTVDDSGPDLHPISTGAGDFGAGQLSQALNVLSDRATEAKEFLVQLRNMVQHIQENGVEFEACLVAQCDALIEALNRRKAQLLSRVTKEHEHKLSVVRDQISHCTVKLRQTTGLMEYCLEVIKENDPSGFLQISDALIRRVHMTENQWGKGSLTPRMSSDFDLTLDSGPLLQTIHQLDFVQMKVPAAPILQLEECCTQSNSATLSWKQPPLSTIAVDGYILELDDGTGGQFREVYVGTETICTVDGLHFHSTYKSRVKAFNSSGVGQYSKTLVMQTSEMRLPSYCSQTVAAVAWFTFDSASAHPDIILSNDNLTVTCNSYDDRVVMGNTGFSRGVHYWEMTIDRYDNHPDPAFGIARGDVMKDVMLGKDDKAWAMYVDNNRSWFMHNNSHTNRTDGGIGKGATVGVLLDFSRGILLFLINDEQQGPVAFNTLEGMYYPAISLNRNVQVTLHSGLPIPDFYTPGESDPAGSVC from the exons ATGGAGAACGGGAAGGAGAAGTATCCGCATCCGGAATTTATTGCTTTCGGTCACAGGGAGTCCGTCTCCGCATCCACCTCGATGAACAAGATGGATGAAATGGAAGAGGAATTAAAATGTCCGGTTTGCGGATCGTTTTTCCGTGAGCCCATCATCCTGCCGTGCTCACATAATATCTGCCTGGCCTGCGCTCGCAACATCCTGGTGCAAACGCCCGACGCCGAGTCCCCACAGAGCAGCCGCGCGTCCGGCTCCGGCGTGTCCGATTATGATTACTTGGACCTGGATAAGATGAGTCTGTACAGCGAGGCGGACAGCGGCTACGGCTCTTACGGCGGGTTCGTGAGCGCGCCGACCACCCCGTGCCAAAAGTCCCCCAACGGGGTACGCGTTTTCCCTCCCTCCGTGCCTCCGCCAGCGCACCATCACCTGCTGCCGCACACCGGCGTCCTCCCGCCGGTCCCGCGCAATTCGTGCCTCACCTGCCCGCAGTGCCACCGCAGCCTGACGCTTGACGACCGGGGACTCCGAGGCTTCCCGAAGAACCGCGTGCTGGAGGGGGTGGTGGACAGGTATCAGCAGAGCAAAGCGGCCGCGCTCAAGTGTCAGCTGTGCGAGAAGAACCCACGCGAGGCGACGGTTATGTGCGAGCAGTGCGATGTGTTTTACTGCGACCCGTGCCGCCTCCGGTGCCACCCGCCCCGGGGTCCGCTTGCCAAGCACCGGCTCGTGCCACCGGCGCAGGGGAGGATTAGCCGGCGCGCGAGCCCACGCAAGATATCCACCTGCACCGAGCACGAGCTGGAGAACCTGAGTATGTACTGCGTCCAGTGTAAGACCCCAGTGTGTTACCAGTGTCTGGAGGACGGCAAACACTCCACTCATGAAGTCAAAGCGCTGGGGGCCATGTGGAAACTACATAAG ACGGTAGACGACTCCGGGCCAGATCTGCACCCCATCAGCACTGGAGCTGGTGACTTCGGCGCG GGTCAGCTTTCTCAAGCATTGAATGTTCTGTCTGATCGGGCCACAGAGGCAAAAGAGTTCCTGGTGCAGCTCAGAAACATGGTACAACATATACAG GAGAATGGAGTTGAATTCGAAGCGTGTTTGGTTGCTCAGTGTGACGCTCTGATCGAAGCTCTCAATCGCAGGAAAGCCCAGCTGCTCAGCAGAGTAACCAAAGAACACGAACACAAACTTTCA GTGGTTCGTGACCAGATATCCCACTGCACGGTGAAGTTAAGGCAGACCACTGGACTGATGGAATACTGTCTGGAGGTCATCAAGGAGAATGATCCGAGTGGCTTCCTGCAG atctCAGATGCTCTGATAAGAAGGGTCCATATGACTGAGAATCAGTGGGGTAAAGGTTCTTTGACCCCTCGCATGAGCAGTGACTTTGACTTGACCCTGGACAGTGGACCTTTGCTACAGACCATACATCAGTTAGACTTCGTCCAAATGAAGG TCCCAGCTGCTCCTATTCTTCAGTTAGAAGAGTGTTGCACTCAAAGCAACAGTGCAACTTTATCGTGGAAGCAGCCTCCCCTTTCCACCATCGCTGTGGATGGATACATTTTAGAGCTGGATGATGGGACTGGAGGCCAGTTCAGA GAAGTATATGTTGGCACAGAGACGATCTGCACCGTGGACGGTCTGCACTTCCACAGCACTTACAAATCTCGTGTTAAAGCATTTAACTCCAGCGGAGTCGGCCAGTACAGCAAAACCCTTGTGATGCAGACATCGGAGA TGAGACTACCTTCATATTGTAGTCAAACTGTGGCTGCAG TTGCCTGGTTCACCTTTGACTCTGCATCTGCCCACCCTGACATCATCTTGTCCAACGATAACCTCACGGTGACGTGCAATAGTTACGATGACCGTGTCGTCATGGGCAACACTGGGTTCTCCCGTGGTGTGCACTATTGGGAGATGACCATCGATCGCTATGACAACCACCCTGACCCTGCGTTTGGAATCGCCCGAGGCGATGTCATGAAGGACGTGATGCTGGGGAAGGATGATAAAGCATGGGCCATGTATGTGGACAACAACCGCTCTTGGTTCATGCATAACAACTCACACACCAACCG TACGGATGGTGGAATAGGCAAAGGAGCGACTGTGGGTGTGTTGCTGGATTTCTCTCGTgggattttgttgtttttgattaATGATGAGCAACAAGGACCCGTTGCCTTTAACACACTGGAGGGCATGTACTACCCAGCCATAAGCCTCAACCGCAACGTTCAG GTGACTCTTCATTCTGGGCTGCCTATTCCAGATTTTTATACACCGGGAGAGTCTGATCCTGCAGGATCAGTTTGCTAA